The Ectothiorhodospiraceae bacterium BW-2 nucleotide sequence TGGCGTAGCCATTTCCCTATTGAGATAACTGACCTATTTGTTCATTACCGCCTTTAGCTGCGGGTTATTTTCAATATCCTGCTTTGATGAGGGGTCGATGTCGATGGCTTTCGATAGGTATTTTTTAACCAAATGGATGCGCTTTTCTGCCAGATGGAGGCTGGCCAGATCGAAATAGCCCTCTTTGTCTTGTGGTTGATGGGTGATTGCCTCATGGAACGCATCTTCCGCTGCGGCCATGTCGCCCTTTTCGAGATAGGCATAACCCAATGCGTTATAGCCATTAAATGAGGCCGGGGCGATTTCGACTGCGCTTAATAGCAAGGCTATTTTGGCATCGATGTCGGTTAACTGATAGCTGGCTATGATGCGCTGCTGTGCCTTTTGCGACAGATGGTTGTCGCGTCTGATTTGTGCTTTTATCTGCTCAAACTCGGCACGGGTTGAGCGAAGCGACCACCACTCCCAGACCGCCAGCGCAGCAAAGCCGACGCCGATGAACGCGATAAGGATATTCAAAACGGTCAGGTAGTCGCTGTTGCTCATGTTTCAATCCGCGCCCCCCGTTTTTCCCCTCAACCGCCGCATCAATTGAGTTCTCTTCATTCGGGTAAAAATTTTCGATAGTGTGACAATAACCGGTCACTTTCTGCTCTAATGTTGTCATCTCATTCCACCTCACTTACCGTCCACTTTAACCGCAAATATCGCTTTGTAACATACTCAATTCCATCCTCTTTCTGGTAAGAAATCACCAACTTTTCACTGTAAGTATAGACCAATACCCACCCTCCTGCATCGAGCGCGATCATGGGCTCATGCCCGCCCTTAGCCACCCGATAGAGTTTAGGGAAGCTGAGATGAACAAGCACTGATTTTTACGCTGCGGTTTACCTCCAGCTACGGTACAATTCTCGCATCTCACCGCGATTC carries:
- a CDS encoding tetratricopeptide repeat protein translates to MSNSDYLTVLNILIAFIGVGFAALAVWEWWSLRSTRAEFEQIKAQIRRDNHLSQKAQQRIIASYQLTDIDAKIALLLSAVEIAPASFNGYNALGYAYLEKGDMAAAEDAFHEAITHQPQDKEGYFDLASLHLAEKRIHLVKKYLSKAIDIDPSSKQDIENNPQLKAVMNK